tagaaatgggggttttgccatgttgctcaggctggtctcaaactcctgggctcaagcaatccacccactttggcctcccaaaatggtgggattacaggcgtgagccaccacacccggcccttgaattttttttttttttttttttttgagacggaatttcactctgtctcccaggctggagtgcagtggcatgatctcagctcactgcaatctccgcctcccaggttcaagcgattctcctgcctcagcttcccaagtagctgggatgacaggcgtgcaccaccatacccagctaatttttatactttcagtagagacgaggtttcaccatattggccaggctggtcttgaactcctgacctcaagcgatctgcccacctcagcctcccaaaatgttgggattacaggcatgagccaccacacccggcctgaataTTTTTTACATAATAATTTTCTCATGCACACCAATTTGCTGAAAGATATAAAACtcataattttacataaaaactGGTGGCTGCTGGAATTTTACAAAGTAATGTTGCATAACACAAGAGTACACATACATGCATCATAAGGGACACAACCACCTAGCTCAAAGAGTTTTAGAGCATCTAAGACTACATTGCCTCATCTACACTtggcacttaataaatggtactggctTTGTGATGTAAGTACAAATAGTGAAGAAAACCcagacataaattttaaaaggataaatactGGCTTCATTGTCTCAGATACTGAAGATTAATGTAGTAATGGAACTGCTTATTTTCTTGAGAGCTATAATGACTCCAAAAACCTACAGGAATTAATGCTCAGCCATACTCCATTTTGTggtcagcaggaaaaaaaaagatttacaaagaTGAACTATTGTATAATAGAAGACAATGAAAATATCACAAATTCAAAACTAGGGAATAGATACATATAACTGTCTCTAGTAAATCCTAAattgaaactgaaaaattaaacCTTATTTCAGACTAGGAAATATAATTACCGTCTTCTTTGCAGCTGTACAAAGATGACCGTAAAAGCTATCATTGTAAGAATGGTTTAAGAATTCAAAGATACTTTCAcactaaataaatacaaacaaaactgCCATGAACACTGATGTTTTTGCACTATACAAAAGAAGTAACTGAAAAGTGTGTTACCTTTTACTGGTGCACCATCCATTATTTCATATTTGGcgattgtttctgtttctgttgtgGTACTGGGTCCTAGTGCAATAATGTAAAtaacattaatttaaatattcCAGAATATAATTACTAGCCTTATGCCTTCTTATTTTtccactacattttttttttttttagagacggtgtctcgctccatcacccaagctagagtgcagtggtgcaatcatggctcgccgcagcctcaacctcctgggcttaagcaatccttctgcctcagcctcccaagtagctgagattacacgtgtgcaccaccatgcctgttttttttattttcaatttttgtagagatgggttctcaatatattgcccaggctggtctcaaactcctaaactcaagcaatcctcccacctaagcctccagagtagttgggactacaggcatgcactatcatgcctggctaagttttgtattttttgggatagagatggggtttcaccatgatgcccaggctggtcttgaattccttgggttcaagtgatctgcccgcctcagcctcccaaagtagtgggattacaggtgagcgactgcacctggccaaattttaaACAACAAAGGAGAATTTGAAGTTGTTTGAAACAACAAAGGAGAATTtgaagtgattttaaaattacttaaatttaCTAGCAAGTAGAAACATGGAGATTAAGAAATCACATGTGGgggtacatgttctcaggacctcttgccTTGAGATCATGCCTTGGgtgagaattttatttaaaaataaaataataataataataataataaaagaaatcacagatgttttaaattatgaataCTGACTATAAATTCTTATAAAGTGTTGCCTAGAATTACTTTCAGCAAAAAACCCGacgatgaggccaggcacagtggctcacgcctgtaatcccagcactttgagaggccaaggcaggcagactgcctgagctcaggagttcgagaccagcctaggcgacacggtgaaaccccgtctctactaaaaatacaaaaattagccaggcatgttggcatgcgcctgtaatcccagctactcaggaggctgaggcaggagaattgcttgaaccctggaggcagaggttgcagtgagccgagatcacgccactgcactccagcctggaaacagagggagacgccatctcccaaaaaaaaaaaaaaaaaaaaaaaaacacccaacaaTATTAGAGGAGAAAgtaagtttatatatttatatattaaaatcaaaaaGCAGGGATGAACCAATAAAAGATATCAGGACAACTGGTCAGCCATCTGGAAAAACGTAAAGGTGATACATACCTCACCTCTTACATCACAACACAtttcaaatgaattaatattttaaaaatgaaacaaaatcccTAAACCACAATGTATTACTTCAGTAGAATCAagcacagaaaattatttttagaacttCAGTGTGAAAAAGACCTTTCTAACCATGGCATAAAACCCAGAGGccataaaatgaaaaactgataAATCTGACTACATAAACATCAATAACTTCTTCatggcatgaaccaccacaaaCAAGACAAACGAGGGAAATTTTTGCTACCCTTAATATTAGAAAAAGGAATTcaggtcacagtggctcacacctgtaaacccagcaatttgggatgctgaggcaggaggatcgctgagtccaggagtttgaaaccagcctgggcaacgtagtgacaccctgtctctacaaaaaaataaaaaattagctgggtgtggtggcatgcgcctgtggccccagctacccACAacgctgaggttggaggattgctcaagtccaggagttcaaggctgcagtgagctataattgtaccattgcactccagcctgggtgacagtgtgagaccctgtctcaaaaaaagaaaaaggtggagGGGGATTGATTTCTCTAATATATAGTTTCTacaaataagtaagaaaaagaatagataatggggcaaagaatatgaatggcttacagaaaataaaaattgtttttattcataTGAAGAGATGTTCATCCtcaataagaaaactgaaaattaaaactataatggaatatattaattagcttgactgtggtaatcatttcataatGTAAACATTCCATCATACatcttgaatatatacaatttttatttgccaattatacctcaataaagcagtGGGGGAAAAAGAATCCATAAGAAAAATCCCAAAACTACAATGTAGTAGTGTCTCCCCCTTACCCATCAAATGAGCTAAAAGTTTTTATAGCATTGTGCTCATGAGAATATGGGGGAAAAGAGGCACTCTCCTACATTCACTGCTGATAGCAATGCAAACTGGGATAATCCCTAAAGAGGACTTACTGATAACATGCATCAAAATTATAAATGGCCAGctgcaatggcttatgcctgtaatcataacactttggaaggcagaggtgggaggatagcttgagcccaggagttcgagaccagcctgggcaacatagtgagaccctgttcgcCACAAAAAGGGCAGAAGAATTATAAACAAATATGCTGTTTAACCCATGAATTCTACTTCTAAGATTTTATCTTGCACACGTGCAAAatgacattatttgtaatagcaaaagacCGGAAACAACCAGTATGTCCACAAACAGCAGACTGGTTCAATTTTAGTATaccaataaaatggaaaactattaaaaagataaagtatTCTACACATTGTTATGGAAAGTTCTCTAAGATGCACTACTAAGTGGCAAAGCGAAGTATGCATTATACACCACCATTTAAGTAAAAAGGGGTGTGTCTTATACATAGGTACTTGCTTGTATACATAATAACTAATTGGaaagttttggtttttgtttttcttttttttggaatggtctcactctgttgtccaagctgaagtgcagtggctattcacaggcacaatcccactactgatcagcacaggagttttgacctgctccacTGAGGATTTTTAAACTTATAATAAACATATTACCTATGAGTAGCTAGAGTACAGAAATAAGATACTTTTTACTGTATactcttttacattttatttttgaaccatgtgaatttattacctattcaaaaattaattttttataaaaaataaattctggacaatcaaaaattaattaaaaaaaattaaataacttactGCCAGCAATATTAACTAGCAAAATTAGTACTCAATGTGGATATCAAATTAATTAtgtttaaacaatattttaagatttttaaaatgtcaactaAAACAAAGAATTTTAATTTACATACTCTTTTCAACTTACCAATTCCTGTGATCTCTTTTTTGATCAGCTGTAACtccatatgttgtatttttattcttactAATAAGAAGTAAATTTTTCCAACAATCACATCCTTTAAATGATACCTATTGGGGAAGAACATATCTCACTAAATGTCagtttaaaaacaagcaaaaagagtGAACTATGTCCTAAAAGACTATGATAGACATCTTTAGTATAATTACTTAAGAATACcattttgaggctgggcacagtggctcttgcctgtaatcctagcactttggaaggccggggcgggcggatcacttgaggtcaggagttcaagaccatcctggccaacatggcgaaactgtgtctctactaaaaatacaaaaattagctgggcatggtggcacatgcttgtgatccctgctacttgggaggctgaagcgggaggactgcctgaacccagcaggtgaaggctgcagtgaggcaaatcgcaccattgcactccagcttgggtgacagcaagactccatctcaaaaaaaaaaaaaaaaaagtactattttGAGCTCTTTCCTGGCCACTGCTGAGTTGCACGGAGGTGGCGGCCTGGGTGTATTCAAGATTCAGTTTCACTCACCACCATGGCTGAGGAAGGCACTGCTGCTGGAGGTATAAGGGACGTTACTACTGCTTTACAAGAGGTGCTGAAGACCACCCTCATCCATGATGGCCTAGCATGTGGAATTCACAAAGCTGCCAAAGCCTTAGACAGGCACCAAGCTCATCTTTGTGTGCTTGCATCTAATTGTGATGAGCCCATGTATGTTAAGTTGGTGGAGGCCCTTTGTGCTGAACCCCGGTTGATGACAAGAAACTGGGGAATGGGTAAGCCTCTATAAAACTGACAGACAGGGGAAACCCCGTAAAGTGGTTGGTTGCAGTTGTGCAGTAATTAATAACTATGGCAAGGAGTCTCAGGCCAGGATGTCATCAGAGAATacttcaaatgaataaataaaactttggctcaccaaaaacaaaaaccaacaacaaccaTTTTGATTATTCATATtgtttagtgttctttttttcaaaaaagtattCATCATTTCACTATGCAAATAAGGAATCAAACTTTTACTTGACTACCTCAGAGGGAATAATTACCCTGGTTAACTGTTCTggctaggctcagtggctcacacctataatcccagcactttgggaggcccaaggcgacaggattgcttgaacctaggagtctaagaccagcctaggcaacatagggagatgtaatctcttctaaaaattagctgggtggtgcaaaattagtggcacatgcctgtgatcctagctactcaggaggctgaggtgatatGATAATTTgtgcctgggagattgaggctgcagtgactcatgactgtgccactgcactccagcctgggtgacagagccagactctttctcaaaacaaacacacacaaaaaatacttgaaatatttggtgtatgaagatattttcaacaTTAAAAGACACAAGAGTTTAGTGTCATTATTACTCAAGTTCTACAAGAGTGCAGCTAACATAAATCATCTGCCCACAAAGACAAAGTAAAAGAAACCTACCTACATAGGTTGAGTCTGCTGTTGTGATAGCTAATAACCAAAGGTCGCTCCCACGTACCTTGTAATGATGTGGTAATAAACTTAGGAATCCCTATAATATCCAGAGGACTTTTTAGCATCCTCCCAGGTTTGCCTCTCAAAATTGTATCTCAAGAGTTGGTTAATATAAATTATGTCAGGccgggcacacctgtaatcccagcactttgggagaccaaggcgggcagatcacctgaggtcaggagttcaagaccagcctagccaacatggtgaaaccccatctctactaaaactacaaaaattagccgggcgtggtggcacatgcctgtcatcccagctactcaggaggctgaggcaggagaattgcttgaactcaggaggtagaggttgcagtgagccgagatcatgccactgcactccagactggacaacagagATTccgactccaaaaaaaaaaaaatatatgtcaggcgcggtggctcatgcctataatcccagcactttgggaggccaaggcgggtggatcatgaggtcaggagtttgagaccagcctgaccaacatggtgaaaccccgtctccactaaaaatacaaaaattagccaggcatagtggcaggcacctgtaatcccagctactcaggaggctgaggcaggagaatcccttgaacccaggagacagaggttgcagtgagccgagatcatgccattgcactccagcctgggcgacagagtgagactcaaacaaacaaaaaactgtgtgtgtgtgtgtgtaaaaattaTGTCAGTCTGAAGGGAAGCTTCAGTGGTTTCAGGTCCTAAACTATTTGATAATTTCatcaataatataattttaagattCTGAAGtccatatgtattacatattcagTGATATAAACCTGGGAGTGAcaaccaataaaaataatgtaacaaaAGACTGGGGTATGAAAGGGATAATACAGGGCACATCCATTTCTTCAGCAAAcaaactttaataaaaaaaacagaagggaaacctataaattaaaaaatttaaggctCAAACAACCAAATGCAATGTGTGGCCCTTGTTTAAATATTGATTTGAACAAAGCatgtgaaaaaagaaagatatctgTGAGCCAATTAGGGAAATGTGAATACTGTCTGGGTGTATGAAGATATTAAGGAATTACTAATATTTTTAGATATGAGTATTGTAGTTATATTTAGAAtgatatataactttttaaaacttttttctgaaTAGACACAGAAAACAAGCTTGTCatataacatttaaataagaGATATGTAAAGTCAGTACATACATAATTTCATCCTTTACAGATAACCACTGTTAACAATAGAATATCATTGCAGACTCTTTTCTATTCATATCCAAATACATGAGTATTTTACAGAAATGAAACAGTACTATCCACGCTGTTTTTATGGCTaactttttcacttaatatatcatGGACACGCTTCTGGAGAACTAAATACATATGTctcgatcttttttttttgttttttgagatggagtctccctctgtcacccaggctggactgcagtggcgcgatctcagcacactgcaacctttacctcccaggttcaagcaattctcctccctcagcctcccaagtagctgggattacaggcgtgcaccgccacacccatctaatttttgtattttcagtagagacggagtttctccatgttgaccatgctggtctcaaactcctggcctcagttgtTCAaactctgcccaccttggcctcccaaagtgctgggattacaggtgtgagccaccgcacctggcctcaatctTTTTAACCCTTCTTTAGCATTCCACAGTATGGTtggaccataatttatttaactgttaTAATACCAGTGGGCATTTAAATGGCAATCTTTTGTTCATGTAAGTAATGTTTCTGAGAACATCTTAGTCCATGTATAAAATGATATTGATACAGCTTCCCACAGATTATATTGAAGCAAATTCCAGATATATAATTTAATTGATAAAATGATACATAATTTTATGGGTTAAATTAAATGTCTGGAATTTGCTTCAATATAACCTATGGGGAGTATGACAGCTGAATACAGATAAACTGGATCGTGTGTTGATAACTGTTGGAGCTGGGCAATGGGTACATGAGGATTCATTATATTATTCAGTATactgttcaaatattttagtatatgCTTGAAATTTcccataataaaatttaaaaaggcattaaacacaaacaaaatatGAGCcagttttgtaaaaatacaacatatataaacatatataccttccccctccccccatggAATGATATACAAGGAGACATTAACAGTGATTAAGTGGTAAAGgtgaaaatatgtgaaaagagATGGCTAGGATGAGGTAATACCAAGCCAGTAAGATAAATTGTATCCTCAGAAGGATTGGCTGCCTTCTGAGATGGTGACATCCTCTACACAAAGTGGCCAAGCAGAGATTTATCAGGAATAGAACATAAAAGATACCTTTACTGGGTGGAAACCAAACCAAACTCCTAAAATTTCTTTTAGCTCAGAGATCCTGTTGATTTGTTAACATCAGATTAATGTCAATTCTATCCTTACTTTGATCAACTGACAAACACCTgaaaagttaatttttgaattgtCTCTGAACAACTTATCTGTGAACGATACTTACTTTGATTTATTATATTCAAATTCTATATGTAGACAATCTTCAATGCccacttccatcttaatagagttgTTAACATCAGGATAGGTGGCAAGCTGGTGAACAATAAGATCATATTCTTTTACCAAATCTGTCAGTCTTCTCACTATTGTCACTTTAAGAAAATACCTACAAAGTTAAAAGAGGATGAGTTAAATCACCTGTGataaattttcatgttttaaatcaGCAAACATTAACTGCAACTCAGGCTTCTCCTTCTTGCTGGAACTCCTTTGGGATCAACTTACTTCATTACTTCACGAAGGAGTTCCAATTTTCTTTAATGCCcccaacatgaaaaaaaatacaaagttcaaTTTTAAGAATAGTGTAAATACTTTACAGATGAGTTTGGAGGGCTGTCATCAAGCCTACTTGAAGAAACCTCTCCAGATCACTTCTTTAAGGAACTGCTATTTGAAATTTGGGTTGTCAAACCCAGTTCCAGATAGATAATGCCAAGTTAAACAGAGAAAGCAAGATCTCAGACCTGATGCATTCAGATTAATATCCTCAAATGCCCTGGACTCTGAGGCATCCCTGGCTTCCTGCATACAGACTTAGTGAAGGGAAAGGACACTGAATTGAGAGTTTAGAAAACTAGGTTCGTACTCCTGTTCTGCCATCCACTATTTGTGTCATTTTAGATGTATCAGAGCCTCTCTGGTACTCCAGATTACTTCTGAACCATATACTAAATGAGATTTTCTGGGAAACTAGTGGATTTAGAAGGTAATTCAGTTTACATGACAAATGAAGTACGTAAGGGACAATTCATACCAGGGAAGTGTATAACTGAAATGTCTCATAACAATGTTGTCTAACTCTATAATGTTAGAACGCTCTATTACCTCAAATCAGCATTAGCCAAAGTATgtgacagaatttttaaaaatcttgaatcTTCCAATATAGAATTATAATTAGAGGTTCAAATAAGATATCAACAGTAGTCATTACTTTCTGGTTTTGATTCTGTTTACAGTTCATAATACACATTCATACCTCAAGCGGACATTGGCACCGATGTAAGATTCATATGGCTTTTCAACTTGCATAAATTCAAAATCATAACTTCTGCTCTGAGTCAGTTCTCCAGGTAAGGCTAGTTCTTTCACTAGGTTTACAAATTCATGAGTATTACTCTTGTCATTGAAAAGttct
This region of Gorilla gorilla gorilla isolate KB3781 chromosome 8, NHGRI_mGorGor1-v2.1_pri, whole genome shotgun sequence genomic DNA includes:
- the VPS26A gene encoding vacuolar protein sorting-associated protein 26A isoform X1, with protein sequence MSFLGGFFGPICEIDIVLNDGETRKMAEMKTEDGKVEKHYLFYDGESVSGKVNLAFKQPGKRLEHQGIRIEFVGQIELFNDKSNTHEFVNLVKELALPGELTQSRSYDFEFMQVEKPYESYIGANVRLRYFLKVTIVRRLTDLVKEYDLIVHQLATYPDVNNSIKMEVGIEDCLHIEFEYNKSKYHLKDVIVGKIYFLLVRIKIQHMELQLIKKEITGIGPSTTTETETIAKYEIMDGAPVKGESIPIRLFLAGYDPTPTMRDVNKKFSVRYFLNLVLVDEEDRRYFKQQEIILWRKAPEKLRKQRTNFHQRFESPESQASAEQPEM
- the VPS26A gene encoding vacuolar protein sorting-associated protein 26A isoform X2 — encoded protein: MTENLFQERYSVEDLSTFGMCLCMVRYVYDAFYKVSLFSPFLYPVNLAFKQPGKRLEHQGIRIEFVGQIELFNDKSNTHEFVNLVKELALPGELTQSRSYDFEFMQVEKPYESYIGANVRLRYFLKVTIVRRLTDLVKEYDLIVHQLATYPDVNNSIKMEVGIEDCLHIEFEYNKSKYHLKDVIVGKIYFLLVRIKIQHMELQLIKKEITGIGPSTTTETETIAKYEIMDGAPVKGESIPIRLFLAGYDPTPTMRDVNKKFSVRYFLNLVLVDEEDRRYFKQQEIILWRKAPEKLRKQRTNFHQRFESPESQASAEQPEM